In the Flavobacterium sp. 90 genome, ATTAAGAAATTAAAAGTTCCGGTAACGCTAACTTCCACAACATTAAAATCACCTGTTACAGCAAATTTTAGCGCGGTAACATCAGGAGATGCCAATACTTTTAGTGTTGAACCCGAAAATCAATTATTGTTTGAAGGCAATAAACTGACGGATACTATTTATCTTTCGTTTGATAAAAGATGGAAAGACAAACAAACTATAACTCTGAAATTAGAAAATACTTCTGATCCTGCAATTCACATCGGAAACCTGAATACAGCAGCACCAAATAATACTTTTACCATTAATTTGGCAGAAATAAGTACCACTTATACCATTCCTGACAAGCAAATTACAATAAAAGGAATTGCTGGCGAAAAAGTAGATTTTAAAGTAAATTTCCCTAACGGATTTATTCCATCGGAAATTGAAAATCTGTCTATTTTTAAATTTGTAAATGGTTTTGAATATGCATTAAGTCATGACGAATTTGGTGACAACAGAAGTTCTGTTACCTATCATTTGACACTTTTGGAAGACATTCAAAACGATGATGTCAGGTTTGAAACTAAAATCACACTGATTAATTCCACCAATTACATTGCAACGGGAAATACCGTTTTACAAATTATAAAACCAATCAAATCACCGCGAGATATACAAACTAATCCGGCTTCTAAATTCTACGATTTATCGAATAAATTTTACCTCACTTATGGCGAAAACTGGTTTGATAAAAGCGGTACTTGTGGATGGCAATCTTATAATGCATTTACGTTTCCGGTTGTCGTAACAAAAGATTCAGAAAATGCCATATTATATAGTGATAACGGCACAAGCAATACAAATGATGATATCTACCACGATGCTTTTAAAATAGGATTTAACGTAGTTACAGGAAATTCGACTACAAATTCTTTTAACTTAAAAAGATGGTTTACGAACGAAAATGTAAATGGAGCAAATTCTCCTGGGCTTAATATCACATCTGCGCTTGAATTTTTTCCCGAAAACGGAACCAGTAAAACAAACGGAAGTGTACTTGTAAATCCGCAATCGATAACAATTGCGCCAAGCGGAAAAGGTCCCGATGGAAAAGATAAACCTGGTCATGTTATAGAAATCGCAGGAGAAGGAACTTATAAAGAAATAAGCAACGGTTTGTTTGAGATTTCATTTGAATTAAAACTAACAAACGAACTACTTTTTGGAGGAACGGTTTCGTGCCAATACAGAATGTATAACAATAAAACATATCCAAAATTAGCGCCTTTAGATGCATCTTGTCCTAAGGAAGTTACGTTGCCGTAGATTTAGTTTTTAGTTTTCAGTTTTCTGTCGCAGTCGCAGTCGCAGTTGAACGCAAGTCACCTTTGTCAAAGTTTAAAACTTTGACAAAGGTTTACGTCTAAAAAAACTGAAAACCGAGACTGAAAACTGTGACTGAGACTGAAGACTGAAAACTGAGACTGAGACAAAAAAATAAACAAAAATGAAATTGAAAAAAATAATAATCCCTCTTTTATTCCTATTAAGTTTAACGGCTTACAAAAGCATTGATCAACCTGATTATATCGATGTTCAGGAATTGCGAAAATTATATTCCAGCGGAGATCCGTCAACTTGGCCAACAGCTGAATTGGATAAAAATGTAGATAAAAGTACATTCCGTGATATTGGAGTACTTCCTGCTGTGCCTTATCCTGATTATAATCCGTATTCGAAGGAAAAAGAAAGTCTGGGTAAAATATTGTTTTTTGATCCGAGGTTATCGACAAGCGGACAAATTGCGTGCGCTTCCTGTCATAATCCAGAATTGGGCTGGACAGATAATTTAACGCGTTCTTTTGGTCATGATCGCCAAACGGGAAAACGAAATTCGATGACGATTTTAAATTCGGCGTATGCCACATCTTTATTTTGGGACGGACGTGCAAAAAGTTTAGAAGATCAGGCACAATTCCCGATTGGAGATCCTCTTGAAATGAACGAAAAACTGACAATTGCCGTTGATAAAATTGCCAAAATAAAAGGCTATAATGCTCTTTTTGAAGCTGCTTTTGGAAATAAAAAAGTATCATTGGAACGCATACAATATGCCATTGCAACTTTTGAAAGATCTATAAATAGTCCGAAAAGTAAATTTGATCAGTTTGTTAGCGGAAAATCTGATGCTTACACCGATTCACAAGTAAAAGGTTTGCATTTGTTCAGAACCAAAGCGCAATGTATCAATTGTCATAATACGCCATATTTTAGCGACAATCAATTTCATAATGATGGACAAACTTTATTTGGAACAAAAAATGAAGATTTCGGACGTTATAATGTTATCAAGAACAAAGCAGATATTGGAAAATTCAGAACACCAACGCTTCGTGAAGTAGTAAACACAAAACCATGGATGCATCACGGACATTTTCCGTCTTTATTGGATGTTGTTGAATTATACAATTTGGGAAATCCCTCGCCTGTTCAGAAAAAATATTTGGGCACAGAACGCGATTCTTTGATTCCAAAAGTAGATCCAATGCTAAAAAAACTGGATTTAAATAAAGAAGAAATCAGTGATCTTTTGGCTTTTATAGAAACATTGAGTACGCCAACAAGAAGAATCATAATTCCAACATTACCGAAATAATTTAGTTTGTAATTTGCCCCATAAAATTTCAAACCTGCAAAGCCCGTTTCATTAATTTGAAATGGGCTTTTTTTGAAAAAATAAGTTAAATATTTTTTACTTTAAAATCTATATCGTAATATTGCAATATAAAAAATAAAAGCTATGGGAGCGACTAAAACAGAACATTTTACAGATAAGCAAAACCAAATCGCAACTATTGCCAAAGCATTAGGACATCCAGCAAGAATTGCCATTATTGAATATCTTTTGAAGGTAAACGAATGTATTTGTGGTGATATTGTAAACGAATTGCCACTTGCGCAACCTACCGTTTCTCAACATCTTAAAGAACTTAAAAACGCCGGACTTATAAAAGGAAATATCGAAGGAAATGCAATTTGTTATTGCATCAACGAAGAAACTTTTGATGTTTTAAAAGGGTATTTTTCGAATATTATAGCGGTAACTAAAAATCAAAAATGTTGCTAAAGCATTTTTTTAGCAATCTATATCGCAATATTGCATTATAACTATAAAATAAAAAACAATGAAACTATCAGATATTAAGCGAATACTTCCAACACTCGAAAACGTAGAATTTCAGTTGGAAAATGGGACTTTTGTTCCCGAACATTTCCATGTTACAGAAGTTGGAATGATCTCAAAAAACTTTATTGATTGTGGCGGCGTAATTCGTCACGAAAAGGCGGTGAACTTTCAGCTTTGGAACGCTGATGATTACGAACATCGCCTAAAACCAACCAAACTTTTGAATATCATAACTCTTTCTGAAGAAAAATTAAACATTGAAGATTTAGAGATTGAAGTCGAATATCAAAGCGAAACAATTGGCAGATATGATTTAGAATTTAATGGCAAAAATTTTATCCTAAAAAGTAAAACTACAGCTTGTTTAGCGCAAGATGCTTGTGGAATTCCTTCGCAAAAGCAAAAAATAAGTTTGACTCAATTGCTTACAGATTCAGGAAGTTCGTGTTCACCTGATGGCGGTTGTTGTTAATAATATATGAAAATCAAGAATTGAAATGTGCCTTTAGGTACTATATATTGCCAGAAATTTAGGTAAAACGTAACAGCGTGCCGTAGGTACGCAACAAAACGGTGAACATTGCGTACCTACGGCACGCTAAATTCATTTCAATTGATGTTTTCTACCGATATATAGTGCCTAACGGCACAAAAGAACTTTAAAACCCTTGATTCGCACATATTCAAATCAACAATTAAAATGTGCCTTTAGGCACTATATGTTGGTAGAATTTTAGATAAAAAAGGTAACAGC is a window encoding:
- a CDS encoding DUF6428 family protein, which codes for MKLSDIKRILPTLENVEFQLENGTFVPEHFHVTEVGMISKNFIDCGGVIRHEKAVNFQLWNADDYEHRLKPTKLLNIITLSEEKLNIEDLEIEVEYQSETIGRYDLEFNGKNFILKSKTTACLAQDACGIPSQKQKISLTQLLTDSGSSCSPDGGCC
- a CDS encoding cytochrome c peroxidase; amino-acid sequence: MKLKKIIIPLLFLLSLTAYKSIDQPDYIDVQELRKLYSSGDPSTWPTAELDKNVDKSTFRDIGVLPAVPYPDYNPYSKEKESLGKILFFDPRLSTSGQIACASCHNPELGWTDNLTRSFGHDRQTGKRNSMTILNSAYATSLFWDGRAKSLEDQAQFPIGDPLEMNEKLTIAVDKIAKIKGYNALFEAAFGNKKVSLERIQYAIATFERSINSPKSKFDQFVSGKSDAYTDSQVKGLHLFRTKAQCINCHNTPYFSDNQFHNDGQTLFGTKNEDFGRYNVIKNKADIGKFRTPTLREVVNTKPWMHHGHFPSLLDVVELYNLGNPSPVQKKYLGTERDSLIPKVDPMLKKLDLNKEEISDLLAFIETLSTPTRRIIIPTLPK
- a CDS encoding metalloregulator ArsR/SmtB family transcription factor, which produces MGATKTEHFTDKQNQIATIAKALGHPARIAIIEYLLKVNECICGDIVNELPLAQPTVSQHLKELKNAGLIKGNIEGNAICYCINEETFDVLKGYFSNIIAVTKNQKCC